The Agarilytica rhodophyticola genome has a window encoding:
- a CDS encoding cellulase family glycosylhydrolase: MKKIFPLVSLISLASVAAIADTASTGMRENITGMEIAAEMSPGANLWNTLDAHGCNFGLGDEGCWGNPITTLEMISDISDRGFKTLRIPVTWYNHMGPGPDFVIDSAWLDRVEEVANYAFTNDMYVIINIHHDDYKPGEDKGKWLSPLVERKEQTIDQLEKVWTQIAERFKDYGDYLIFETMNEPRAVDTPQQWSGGTPEHRAVINQLNLAAVNAIRATGGNNASRFIMTPQYGAHGGAAISDLVIPNNDERIIVSIHNYHPFPFTLQSIKDGGTDEWGSTPEKAQLIDSLKVYHEAFTSKGQAVVLGEWGAANKDNIEARVKYYEVFSAASKAFDITPIAWIYSYQRRSRTWNFPALEDAIMNPPMDALELERITIPGKVEAESYYRQLGINTEQTEDVGGGSVVGFIENGDYVEFDVAVAETADYKFNFRVSSAGAGGKIAIVADDIKLAEATVPFTGDWQVFTNVDVSAHLNSGKQTLRLVFSGPDGFLFNLNWLDISQIGNSPTNTPTPTATPAPTFTPTPEPTPLPVPKVTCEHVVLNSWGTTFQGAIKLHNNSDEPVSGWTVNWSYSDSTEITSSWNANITGSYTATDLGWNSTINPGSTVEFGFIANGDANVSDVTGDVCH; the protein is encoded by the coding sequence ATGAAAAAAATATTTCCTTTAGTCTCCTTAATTTCTTTAGCAAGTGTTGCCGCTATAGCGGATACAGCTTCTACAGGTATGCGAGAAAATATTACTGGAATGGAGATAGCTGCAGAAATGTCGCCTGGCGCAAATTTATGGAATACGCTAGATGCTCACGGTTGTAATTTTGGCTTAGGTGATGAGGGTTGTTGGGGTAACCCTATTACCACCTTAGAAATGATCAGCGACATCAGTGATAGAGGTTTTAAAACGCTTAGAATCCCTGTGACCTGGTATAACCATATGGGGCCTGGGCCAGATTTCGTCATCGATAGTGCATGGCTAGATAGGGTTGAAGAAGTTGCCAATTATGCTTTTACTAACGATATGTACGTTATTATCAATATCCACCATGATGACTATAAACCGGGAGAGGATAAAGGCAAATGGTTAAGCCCTCTAGTGGAGAGAAAAGAACAAACAATCGACCAGCTTGAAAAAGTATGGACTCAAATTGCAGAAAGATTCAAGGATTACGGTGATTATCTAATATTTGAAACGATGAATGAACCTCGTGCTGTTGACACACCTCAGCAGTGGAGCGGTGGAACACCTGAGCATCGCGCCGTCATTAATCAATTAAACCTTGCTGCAGTTAACGCTATAAGAGCCACAGGAGGAAACAATGCCTCTAGATTTATAATGACGCCACAGTACGGTGCCCACGGTGGCGCTGCAATATCAGATTTGGTTATTCCTAATAATGATGAGAGAATTATTGTCTCTATCCATAACTATCATCCATTTCCATTTACTCTCCAATCGATTAAAGATGGAGGCACTGATGAGTGGGGTTCCACGCCGGAAAAAGCACAGTTAATTGATTCTCTGAAAGTGTATCACGAGGCTTTTACTAGTAAAGGGCAAGCTGTTGTGCTGGGAGAATGGGGTGCGGCAAACAAAGATAATATAGAGGCACGAGTAAAATACTATGAAGTATTTTCTGCGGCTTCTAAAGCTTTTGATATTACCCCTATTGCCTGGATTTACTCCTATCAAAGAAGATCGCGTACTTGGAACTTTCCAGCTTTAGAGGATGCGATTATGAATCCTCCGATGGATGCTCTAGAGTTGGAGCGAATCACAATTCCAGGCAAGGTCGAAGCGGAAAGTTATTATAGACAGTTAGGCATAAACACAGAGCAGACGGAAGATGTTGGAGGTGGATCGGTTGTCGGCTTTATTGAGAATGGAGACTATGTTGAATTTGATGTAGCTGTGGCAGAAACAGCGGATTATAAATTTAACTTTAGAGTTTCTAGTGCAGGTGCCGGCGGTAAAATTGCTATTGTTGCTGATGATATTAAACTAGCTGAAGCCACGGTGCCTTTTACTGGGGACTGGCAAGTATTTACTAATGTGGATGTGTCGGCACATCTTAATTCAGGAAAACAGACACTGCGCTTGGTATTTAGTGGGCCTGATGGGTTTTTGTTCAACCTTAATTGGCTAGATATTTCACAGATTGGTAACTCTCCAACAAATACACCGACGCCTACCGCCACCCCTGCACCTACATTTACACCTACCCCTGAGCCCACACCTCTACCAGTGCCCAAAGTAACTTGCGAGCATGTTGTTTTAAACTCTTGGGGAACCACTTTTCAGGGAGCTATTAAGCTTCACAACAACAGTGACGAGCCCGTTTCTGGCTGGACTGTTAACTGGAGTTATTCAGATAGCACTGAAATAACATCTAGTTGGAACGCAAATATAACAGGCAGTTATACAGCTACGGATCTTGGTTGGAATAGTACGATAAATCCTGGATCAACTGTGGAGTTTGGTTTTATTGCAAATGGAGATGCGAATGTATCAGATGTTACAGGGGATGTTTGTCATTAA